A genome region from Geobacter pickeringii includes the following:
- a CDS encoding NAD(P)H-quinone oxidoreductase, translating to MKAVLLNGFGGLEVLTVGEVERPKPAEGQVLVKVVATSINRPDLVQREGKYPPPPGDSEVLGLEVAGTIEELGPGVTGWQVGDRVMSLVGGGGYAEYAVAYANHLMRIPESMSFEEAACVCESYITAFLNVFMIGGLKDKNTTILHGGGGGVNTAGIQLCKALVPNTKIIVTAHPAKMERVKELGADLVIDFTQTPDFSEAVKEFTAKKGADVILDHVGAKYLAPNMNSLAYAGRLVIIGIISGIKAELNLALMMVKRQQIIGSVLRSRPVKDKGEIVAEFTKTALPKFADRTIVPIIEKVFPLDQVVEAHRMMEEDKHFGKIVLKIS from the coding sequence ATGAAAGCGGTACTGCTTAACGGTTTCGGCGGACTCGAAGTCCTTACGGTTGGGGAGGTGGAGCGGCCGAAGCCCGCCGAGGGGCAGGTGCTGGTGAAGGTGGTGGCCACCTCCATCAACCGGCCCGATCTCGTCCAGCGCGAGGGAAAGTATCCCCCCCCTCCGGGCGATTCGGAGGTCCTCGGCCTGGAGGTCGCCGGCACCATCGAGGAGCTGGGGCCGGGAGTGACCGGCTGGCAGGTGGGGGACCGGGTCATGTCGCTGGTGGGTGGCGGTGGCTACGCCGAGTACGCGGTGGCCTACGCCAACCATCTCATGCGGATCCCCGAGAGCATGAGCTTCGAGGAGGCGGCCTGCGTCTGCGAGTCGTACATCACGGCATTCCTGAACGTCTTCATGATCGGCGGCCTCAAGGATAAGAACACCACCATCCTCCACGGCGGCGGCGGCGGGGTGAACACCGCCGGCATCCAGCTCTGCAAGGCGCTGGTCCCGAACACGAAGATCATCGTCACCGCCCACCCGGCCAAGATGGAGCGGGTGAAGGAGCTGGGGGCAGATCTCGTCATCGACTTCACCCAGACCCCCGACTTCTCGGAGGCGGTGAAGGAGTTCACCGCCAAGAAGGGGGCCGACGTCATCCTCGACCACGTGGGTGCCAAGTACCTCGCTCCCAACATGAACTCCCTGGCCTACGCCGGGCGGCTCGTCATCATTGGCATCATCAGCGGCATCAAGGCCGAGCTCAATCTGGCCCTCATGATGGTGAAGCGCCAGCAGATCATCGGAAGCGTGCTCCGCTCCCGCCCGGTGAAGGACAAGGGGGAGATCGTGGCCGAGTTCACGAAGACGGCGCTCCCGAAGTTCGCCGACCGGACCATCGTCCCGATCATCGAGAAGGTCTTCCCCCTCGATCAGGTGGTGGAAGCCCACCGGATGATGGAAGAGGACAAGCATTTCGGGAAAATCGTGCTGAAGATCTCGTAG
- a CDS encoding coiled-coil domain-containing protein produces the protein MFVLDTSLGSIEADEADVIEIHRSDAPLPAAPGKLAPRPCNAYVCVVRQNDVVRVYAVLEQVDRKKSFIYRPEPPPPARSPVDRLVKEASAFLAELGFTLREVSLKYGKAMREVVIRDIRVIRKPSSAPAMDEAVVGAEGEKPEEKPPPSAKASAAPVEEPAARVAALSAEAERLGTEKEDAEKRWAERQAGLAAEIERLGRERDEARRAAEVEGAALAAESKRLEAEVTRLTAEKQKAEQKAATRGEELRKEVERLTAERAAAEGAEAPDVARLRQEVARLKEELRSAVEAAVQSRERLAGEADRLRGELQQLETDVRADEEGGAQRIDAISAEIGRLTTSRQDNAKAAAARIAGLEAEATRLAAATAADESRLAADVAALQEIVSQRTAEREAARAAGVERLARLVAEAELATAERAAVERVISAKGGASAELLAQATADVSALKEEVERLAVTKGLAEQTAAARIAALQAEVEHLAAQKEGGAAAKQGEPRKPEQAPPPLPPAERRRSSTAEVVASTPVPSGTGKGAEAFETGWDEEVGTAVDALLNGGGEAEADPFAFMGGGSGFTSFGAPGPVEGDEAPASFHLDKSLDCIEYGVADEVVELHQTLNMVTISPEGHKPQSCGAYICALKRGAGFRVFVAWTLETDRKTLVYSPDTQPATADACAKAVRDAFAFVETVGFMMDAVSLPADPEKRARALAKVPALCRRG, from the coding sequence ATGTTCGTTCTCGACACGTCGCTCGGCAGCATTGAGGCCGACGAGGCCGATGTCATCGAGATTCACCGCTCCGACGCACCTCTCCCCGCCGCCCCGGGCAAGCTTGCTCCCCGCCCCTGCAATGCCTATGTCTGTGTTGTCCGCCAGAACGATGTCGTCCGGGTCTACGCCGTCCTTGAACAGGTTGACCGGAAAAAATCCTTTATCTACCGCCCCGAGCCCCCGCCGCCGGCCCGCTCCCCCGTCGACCGCCTCGTCAAGGAGGCCAGCGCCTTCCTTGCCGAGCTCGGCTTCACGCTGCGGGAGGTGAGCCTCAAGTACGGCAAGGCGATGCGCGAGGTGGTCATCCGCGACATCCGCGTGATCCGCAAGCCGTCGTCGGCGCCGGCGATGGATGAGGCGGTGGTCGGCGCGGAAGGGGAGAAGCCGGAAGAGAAACCTCCTCCCTCCGCGAAGGCTTCCGCCGCTCCGGTCGAAGAGCCGGCCGCCCGCGTGGCAGCCCTGTCTGCCGAGGCCGAACGGCTCGGGACCGAGAAGGAGGACGCCGAGAAACGGTGGGCCGAGCGGCAGGCCGGATTGGCTGCGGAGATCGAACGGCTCGGGCGGGAACGGGATGAGGCGCGCCGGGCTGCGGAGGTGGAGGGGGCGGCACTGGCGGCGGAGTCGAAGCGTCTGGAGGCCGAGGTGACCCGCCTGACTGCCGAGAAGCAGAAGGCGGAACAGAAGGCCGCCACGCGCGGCGAGGAGCTCCGGAAGGAGGTGGAGCGCCTGACGGCGGAACGTGCCGCGGCCGAGGGGGCGGAGGCCCCGGACGTGGCACGCCTTCGCCAGGAGGTGGCGCGGCTCAAAGAAGAGCTCCGGTCGGCCGTTGAGGCTGCCGTGCAGAGCCGCGAGCGGCTTGCAGGGGAGGCCGACCGGCTGCGCGGCGAACTGCAGCAGCTCGAAACCGACGTCCGGGCGGACGAGGAAGGCGGCGCGCAGCGGATCGATGCCATCTCCGCCGAGATCGGGCGGTTGACCACCTCCAGGCAGGATAACGCGAAAGCGGCTGCGGCGCGGATCGCCGGGCTGGAGGCGGAGGCGACGCGTCTGGCAGCGGCGACGGCGGCGGACGAGTCGCGCCTTGCGGCAGACGTCGCCGCTCTTCAGGAGATCGTCTCCCAGCGAACCGCAGAGCGGGAAGCGGCCCGCGCCGCCGGCGTCGAGCGCCTGGCGCGGCTCGTTGCCGAGGCGGAGCTTGCCACTGCCGAACGGGCGGCGGTGGAGCGGGTGATCTCGGCCAAGGGGGGGGCATCGGCTGAACTGCTGGCACAGGCGACGGCCGATGTCTCGGCCTTGAAGGAGGAAGTGGAACGGCTGGCGGTGACCAAGGGGCTCGCCGAACAGACCGCTGCGGCCCGCATTGCGGCGCTCCAGGCCGAGGTGGAGCACCTTGCGGCCCAGAAGGAGGGGGGAGCCGCGGCGAAACAGGGCGAACCCCGGAAGCCGGAACAGGCCCCGCCCCCCCTTCCCCCGGCGGAGCGCCGGCGCTCTTCCACTGCGGAGGTGGTGGCCAGCACCCCCGTTCCGTCAGGGACGGGCAAGGGTGCGGAAGCGTTCGAGACCGGCTGGGACGAGGAGGTGGGGACTGCCGTCGATGCCCTCCTGAACGGGGGGGGAGAGGCCGAGGCCGATCCCTTCGCCTTCATGGGAGGGGGAAGTGGGTTCACCTCCTTCGGCGCCCCCGGCCCGGTCGAGGGGGATGAGGCGCCGGCTTCCTTCCACCTCGACAAGAGTCTCGACTGCATCGAATACGGCGTCGCCGACGAGGTCGTCGAGCTCCACCAGACCCTCAACATGGTGACCATTTCCCCCGAGGGGCACAAGCCCCAGAGCTGCGGCGCCTACATCTGCGCCCTGAAGCGTGGCGCCGGCTTCCGGGTCTTCGTGGCCTGGACCCTGGAAACCGATCGCAAGACCCTCGTCTACTCCCCCGATACGCAACCCGCAACTGCCGACGCCTGCGCGAAGGCGGTCCGCGACGCCTTTGCCTTCGTAGAGACCGTCGGCTTCATGATGGATGCGGTCTCGCTCCCCGCCGACCCGGAGAAGCGGGCCCGCGCCCTGGCCAAGGTGCCGGCCCTCTGCCGGCGGGGATAG
- a CDS encoding roadblock/LC7 domain-containing protein, translating to MARESGEGEFDKTMDDVLQQINTVPGVIGSLVCGAAGEVVAHAFPPLFDLSILQGVAATVADPGTGVRSSAGAFDLVDLRYQDGRIVVKPLREAFLLLLCAKAINLQVLAISLNVAKGKLESLIGEGRTEAPLAAPAAAAILDVLTLPACHIQNSAIGGSFEQFGMAAITPATSRQISAFYRTGTTKKLRLTNPDSGLSGIFAVMVVNENDASSDGKIILCKSIEKKLRISDGASLTVELP from the coding sequence TTGGCCAGAGAGTCCGGGGAAGGGGAGTTCGACAAGACGATGGATGATGTCCTGCAGCAGATCAACACGGTTCCGGGGGTGATCGGGAGCCTGGTGTGCGGTGCCGCCGGCGAGGTGGTGGCCCATGCCTTTCCTCCCCTGTTCGACCTCTCCATCCTCCAGGGGGTTGCCGCCACGGTGGCCGACCCGGGCACCGGCGTCAGGAGCAGTGCCGGGGCATTCGATCTCGTCGATTTACGCTACCAGGACGGCCGGATCGTCGTCAAACCGCTCCGGGAGGCGTTTCTTCTTCTCCTCTGCGCCAAGGCGATCAATCTCCAGGTGCTTGCCATCTCCCTCAACGTTGCCAAGGGAAAGCTCGAATCCCTCATCGGGGAGGGGAGGACGGAGGCGCCATTAGCCGCCCCCGCCGCTGCCGCGATTCTCGACGTACTGACCCTCCCCGCCTGCCACATTCAGAACAGTGCCATCGGCGGCTCGTTCGAGCAGTTCGGCATGGCGGCCATCACCCCGGCGACGTCCCGGCAGATCAGCGCCTTTTACCGGACGGGGACCACCAAGAAACTCAGGCTCACCAATCCGGACAGCGGCCTGTCGGGGATCTTCGCGGTCATGGTCGTCAACGAGAATGATGCCTCCTCCGACGGAAAGATCATCCTCTGCAAGTCGATCGAAAAGAAGCTCCGGATTTCCGACGGCGCTTCCCTGACGGTGGAGCTCCCCTGA
- a CDS encoding DUF4388 domain-containing protein codes for MTAETAQREKINGFEGSVAGLPLTDVIQLKGQNRFSGCICVEYRERQGMIFFRDGEIIHAEQEGRSGDLALYEIIRWPGGRFSIQPKVTTTSRTIQQSISYLLLEAHRLMDEEQAGLLSPTGSDEAAMTTVRRRMSPIAERLLQIAGVSYAVLLKRDGTTVEDESFEAEALAGRGVALAGIGNRLGSLFGLGETRSAAVHGKGSQLLLFEAKNHYISIAVKTESPLAQVEADIRTAFAARK; via the coding sequence ATGACGGCAGAGACGGCGCAGCGTGAAAAAATCAATGGTTTCGAAGGTTCCGTCGCCGGCCTCCCCCTGACGGACGTGATCCAGCTCAAGGGGCAGAACCGGTTTTCCGGCTGCATCTGTGTGGAATATCGCGAACGGCAGGGGATGATCTTCTTCCGCGACGGCGAGATCATCCATGCGGAGCAGGAGGGACGGTCGGGAGATCTGGCCCTGTACGAGATCATCCGCTGGCCAGGGGGACGGTTCTCCATCCAGCCGAAGGTAACCACCACGAGCCGGACGATCCAGCAGAGCATCAGCTATCTTCTCCTCGAAGCCCACCGGCTGATGGACGAGGAGCAGGCGGGTCTCCTCTCGCCCACGGGAAGCGACGAGGCCGCCATGACAACGGTCCGGCGGAGGATGAGTCCCATCGCGGAACGGCTGCTGCAAATCGCCGGGGTTTCCTATGCGGTGCTCCTCAAGCGTGACGGCACCACGGTGGAGGACGAGAGCTTCGAGGCGGAGGCGCTGGCCGGCAGGGGGGTCGCTCTGGCGGGAATCGGCAACCGGCTCGGCAGTCTCTTTGGCCTGGGAGAGACCAGGTCTGCGGCGGTTCATGGAAAGGGGAGCCAGCTCCTGCTTTTCGAGGCCAAGAACCACTATATTTCCATCGCAGTGAAGACGGAAAGCCCCCTTGCCCAGGTGGAGGCCGACATCCGCACCGCATTCGCCGCACGGAAGTGA
- a CDS encoding cytochrome C: MLLVSCAGAGRYRLPVKHPPIYDLGERREFCTKCHGYKKEPVDFERYNHTPLFTDFHRLVAYQDQRICALCHEQSFCNDCHVTRTELKPSIKNETENYRRVQHRGDYLSRHRIDGRLDPTSCFRCHGSPRTAETCRPCHG; this comes from the coding sequence GTGCTGCTCGTCTCGTGCGCGGGGGCGGGGCGCTACCGCCTTCCTGTCAAGCACCCCCCCATCTACGACCTGGGAGAGCGGCGGGAGTTCTGCACCAAGTGCCATGGCTACAAGAAGGAGCCGGTGGACTTCGAACGGTACAACCACACGCCGCTCTTCACCGATTTCCACCGCCTCGTCGCCTACCAGGACCAGCGGATCTGCGCCCTCTGCCACGAGCAGAGCTTCTGCAACGACTGTCATGTCACGCGCACCGAGCTTAAACCCTCCATCAAGAACGAGACGGAGAACTACCGCCGGGTGCAGCACCGGGGGGATTACCTCTCCCGCCACCGGATCGACGGCCGTCTCGACCCCACCTCCTGCTTCCGTTGTCACGGCAGCCCCCGTACTGCCGAGACCTGCCGTCCGTGTCACGGGTAA
- a CDS encoding cytochrome c — protein MNRSVKKKSGIHLGIVAILLSLVGGLFLAEGAPSAAERSPAKKDRPPVATVQIAKQPDLYAAEPPPLTVTQCGQCHPGVYQGIKNDGGRHTFHCQNCHKTFHSYNPNKGNWADIMPKCASCHTLPHGPSFTECAACHQNPHAAAKVPMSQKLLSSCAGCHAGPPEDLKKYPSKHSSLSCADCHTAHGLIPSCSMCHKPHYEGQDFKSCASECHPVHMPKQIRYTKDAGARTCGSCHDKVYATWSKSPSRHGKVNCAACHTKHGFIPQCTDCHGLPHSKQLHERFPKCLTCHQDPHNPPVRQR, from the coding sequence ATGAATCGATCAGTAAAGAAAAAATCAGGGATCCATCTCGGCATTGTCGCCATCCTGTTGTCGCTGGTGGGCGGGCTCTTCCTCGCCGAAGGGGCACCTTCCGCCGCGGAGCGTTCTCCGGCGAAAAAGGACCGTCCTCCCGTGGCGACGGTCCAGATCGCGAAGCAGCCCGACCTCTATGCCGCGGAGCCTCCTCCCCTGACCGTGACCCAGTGCGGTCAGTGCCATCCCGGCGTCTATCAGGGGATCAAGAACGACGGCGGCCGCCATACCTTCCACTGCCAGAACTGCCACAAGACCTTCCACAGCTACAACCCGAACAAGGGGAACTGGGCCGACATCATGCCCAAGTGCGCCTCGTGCCACACGCTTCCCCACGGGCCGTCGTTCACCGAATGCGCGGCGTGCCACCAGAACCCCCACGCCGCGGCCAAGGTTCCGATGAGCCAGAAGCTCCTCTCGTCATGTGCCGGATGCCACGCCGGACCGCCGGAGGATCTCAAGAAATATCCGAGCAAGCATTCCAGCCTCTCCTGTGCCGACTGCCACACGGCCCACGGCCTGATTCCGTCGTGCAGCATGTGCCACAAGCCCCACTACGAAGGGCAGGATTTCAAGAGCTGCGCGAGCGAATGCCATCCGGTCCACATGCCGAAACAGATCCGCTATACCAAGGATGCCGGCGCCCGCACCTGCGGCTCCTGCCATGACAAGGTCTACGCCACCTGGTCCAAGAGTCCGAGCCGCCACGGCAAGGTAAACTGCGCCGCATGCCATACGAAGCACGGTTTCATTCCGCAATGCACCGACTGCCACGGGCTGCCCCACAGCAAGCAGCTCCATGAGCGGTTCCCCAAGTGTCTGACGTGCCACCAGGATCCCCATAATCCGCCGGTGCGTCAGCGCTGA
- a CDS encoding SDR family oxidoreductase, which yields MERVFIIGCGDIGRKVARLAMDQGGTVTALARSEESAAHLRGLGIATVEGTLDDPETLVDLPTGGGVLFYFAPPPGGGNIDPRVRNFCAAVAPGNEPRKVVYISTSGVYGDCGDEPVTEETPANPQTARGKRRLDAETVLRTWGEERGVAVVVLRVTGIYGPGRLPLQHLASGQPVLRESEARFTNRIHSEDLARVCIAAAERGEGGDIYNVSDGHPGTMTEYFNVCADALGFPRPRQVTLEEARQVMTPLMLSYVTESRRMDNRRMREKLGVTLRYPTLEEGVRASVAPAGEKRGEA from the coding sequence ATGGAACGGGTGTTTATCATCGGTTGCGGCGATATCGGCAGGAAGGTGGCGCGGCTCGCCATGGACCAGGGAGGGACGGTGACCGCCCTGGCGCGTTCGGAGGAGAGTGCGGCCCACCTTCGGGGGCTCGGCATCGCCACGGTGGAGGGGACTCTTGACGATCCGGAGACCCTGGTCGACCTTCCGACGGGTGGGGGAGTGCTCTTTTACTTCGCGCCTCCCCCCGGCGGCGGGAACATCGATCCGCGGGTGAGGAATTTCTGTGCGGCGGTGGCGCCGGGGAACGAGCCCCGGAAGGTGGTCTACATCAGCACCAGCGGCGTTTACGGCGATTGCGGCGATGAGCCGGTCACGGAGGAGACGCCGGCCAATCCCCAGACCGCCCGGGGGAAGCGGCGCCTCGATGCCGAAACGGTCCTGCGCACCTGGGGCGAGGAGCGTGGGGTGGCGGTTGTGGTTCTGCGGGTCACCGGGATCTACGGCCCGGGGCGGCTCCCGCTCCAGCACCTGGCGAGCGGCCAGCCGGTCCTGCGGGAGAGCGAGGCCCGGTTCACGAACCGGATCCACTCCGAGGACCTGGCGCGGGTCTGCATTGCCGCCGCCGAACGGGGAGAGGGGGGGGACATCTACAACGTGAGCGACGGCCATCCCGGCACCATGACCGAATACTTCAACGTCTGCGCCGACGCTCTGGGGTTTCCCCGTCCCCGGCAGGTGACCCTGGAGGAGGCGCGCCAAGTGATGACGCCGCTGATGCTGTCGTACGTCACCGAATCGCGACGGATGGACAACCGCAGGATGCGGGAAAAGCTGGGGGTGACGCTGCGGTATCCGACTCTGGAGGAAGGGGTGAGGGCCAGCGTGGCGCCGGCGGGGGAGAAGAGGGGGGAGGCGTAG
- a CDS encoding transporter substrate-binding domain-containing protein, giving the protein MNRIRRFLAAGGLLVLLAALAMIAPTARAADRDTLVVGMELAYPPFEMTDTAGKPTGVSVEIATELGRYLGKKVVIQNIAFDGLIPALKTGKIDLIISSMTANEERAKSIDFSEPYLSTGLCLLLKKDSTVKTIRDLDQPDHTVAVKKGTTGHAYAGKQIKRASLLVLDKEAAAVLEVVQGKADAFIYDQMSTYQNWQKNQATTRAILEPFQKESWAVGIRKGNDDLKKKVNAFLKDFRRKGGFERLGDKYLKEQKDAFRKLGYPFYL; this is encoded by the coding sequence ATGAACCGCATCCGCCGTTTCCTCGCCGCCGGAGGGCTTCTCGTCCTTCTCGCAGCCCTGGCCATGATCGCCCCCACCGCCCGCGCCGCTGACCGTGACACCCTCGTCGTCGGGATGGAGCTCGCCTATCCCCCCTTCGAGATGACCGACACCGCCGGGAAGCCCACCGGGGTGAGCGTGGAAATCGCCACCGAGCTCGGCAGGTATCTCGGCAAGAAGGTCGTCATCCAGAACATCGCCTTCGACGGCCTGATCCCGGCCCTGAAGACCGGCAAGATCGATCTGATCATCTCCTCCATGACCGCCAACGAGGAGCGGGCCAAATCCATCGACTTCTCCGAGCCGTATCTCAGCACCGGCCTCTGCCTCCTCCTGAAGAAGGATTCGACGGTCAAGACCATCCGGGACCTGGACCAGCCGGACCACACCGTGGCGGTGAAGAAGGGGACCACCGGCCACGCCTACGCCGGCAAGCAGATCAAGCGGGCGAGCCTGCTGGTGCTCGACAAGGAGGCGGCGGCGGTGCTGGAGGTGGTGCAGGGGAAGGCCGATGCCTTCATCTATGACCAGATGTCCACCTACCAGAACTGGCAGAAGAACCAGGCCACCACCCGCGCCATCCTGGAGCCGTTCCAGAAAGAGTCGTGGGCCGTCGGCATCCGCAAGGGGAACGACGACCTGAAGAAAAAGGTGAACGCCTTTTTGAAGGATTTCCGCAGGAAAGGGGGCTTCGAGCGACTCGGCGACAAGTACCTGAAGGAGCAGAAGGACGCGTTCAGGAAACTCGGCTATCCGTTCTACCTCTAG
- a CDS encoding amino acid ABC transporter permease gives MLTRLFFAPHDGREGRDIPLPARIAGSLAAFLLVTLVFAYAFHSLQYHWGWESVYAYRLKFVKGWLMTLAISAAALTLSLLIGLFFALARRSRFLPLRYLGTIYIEAIRGTPLLVQILVFFYVVADAFGIENRYLVGVMTLSLFAGAYISEIIRAGIEGVGESQLESARAIGLTKSQIYRHVIFPQAFRQTLPPLAGQFASLIKDSSLLSIIAVSEFTLNAQEVNAFTYSTLESYLPLAVGYLILTLPVSLLSRWLEKKYRYAT, from the coding sequence GTGCTGACCCGCCTCTTCTTCGCCCCCCATGACGGCCGGGAGGGACGCGACATCCCCCTCCCGGCCCGCATCGCCGGCTCGCTCGCGGCATTTCTCCTCGTGACGCTTGTCTTCGCCTACGCCTTCCACTCCCTCCAGTACCACTGGGGGTGGGAGTCGGTCTACGCCTACCGGCTGAAATTCGTCAAGGGGTGGCTCATGACCCTCGCCATCTCGGCGGCGGCCCTCACCCTGTCGCTCCTCATCGGCCTCTTCTTCGCCCTGGCCCGCCGGAGCCGCTTTCTGCCGCTACGGTACCTCGGCACCATCTACATCGAAGCGATCCGCGGAACGCCGCTGCTCGTCCAGATTCTCGTCTTCTTCTACGTGGTGGCCGACGCCTTCGGAATCGAGAACCGCTACCTCGTGGGGGTGATGACGCTGTCGCTCTTCGCCGGGGCCTATATCTCGGAGATCATCCGGGCGGGGATCGAAGGGGTGGGGGAATCGCAGCTGGAATCGGCCCGGGCCATCGGTCTGACGAAGAGCCAGATCTACCGCCACGTGATCTTCCCCCAGGCGTTCCGGCAGACCCTTCCGCCGCTGGCGGGGCAGTTCGCCTCCCTCATCAAGGACTCGTCGCTGCTCTCCATCATCGCCGTGAGCGAGTTCACCCTCAACGCCCAGGAGGTGAACGCCTTCACCTACAGCACCCTGGAGAGCTACCTCCCCCTGGCGGTGGGGTACCTCATCCTCACCCTGCCGGTGTCGCTCCTCTCCCGCTGGCTGGAAAAGAAGTACCGCTATGCGACTTAG
- a CDS encoding amino acid ABC transporter ATP-binding protein: MRLRLSGITKRFGGHAALDALSLEPVDFKALAVIGPSGGGKTTLLRVIGGLITPDEGELEIDGERIAFAEESLLAHRRRIGTVFQAYNLFPHLSAIDNITLPLVKVHGFAPEAARAEAGALLARFHLAPHGEKKPAQLSGGQQQRVALARAIAIRPRFLLLDEPTSALDPEMTAEVLDLIGELRTEGRDLIMATHHMGFARSVADQCIFVCDGGIAEAGPAAELFAHPRSETLRNFLAKVLKY; the protein is encoded by the coding sequence ATGCGACTTAGGCTCTCCGGCATCACGAAGCGGTTCGGGGGGCACGCGGCGCTGGACGCCCTCTCGCTGGAGCCCGTCGACTTCAAGGCCCTCGCCGTCATCGGACCCTCCGGCGGGGGGAAGACGACGCTCCTGCGGGTCATCGGTGGGCTCATCACGCCGGACGAGGGAGAGCTGGAGATCGACGGGGAGCGGATCGCCTTCGCCGAAGAGAGCCTCCTGGCCCACCGGCGGCGGATCGGCACGGTCTTCCAGGCCTACAACCTCTTTCCCCACCTCTCGGCCATCGACAACATCACCCTCCCCCTCGTGAAGGTCCACGGCTTCGCCCCGGAGGCGGCCCGGGCCGAGGCCGGGGCGCTCCTGGCCCGCTTCCACCTCGCCCCCCACGGCGAGAAGAAGCCGGCCCAGCTCTCGGGGGGACAGCAGCAGCGGGTGGCGCTGGCCCGGGCCATCGCCATCCGTCCCCGCTTCCTCCTCCTCGACGAGCCGACCTCGGCCCTCGACCCGGAGATGACCGCCGAGGTCCTCGACCTGATCGGCGAGCTGCGCACCGAGGGGCGCGACCTCATCATGGCGACCCACCACATGGGATTCGCCCGGAGCGTGGCCGACCAGTGCATCTTCGTCTGCGACGGCGGCATCGCCGAGGCGGGGCCGGCAGCGGAACTCTTCGCCCATCCCCGGAGCGAAACGCTGCGGAACTTTCTGGCCAAGGTCCTCAAATACTGA
- a CDS encoding MATE family efflux transporter, with translation MHRPLDLITDPIPKLLTRLTVPVATGFFFNTMFNVVDTFYGGLISTQALAALSLSFPLFFIILAVGAGTSMGATALIGHALGADKQEEAELYAAQAIAFTLLHAALLTAAGFAASPALFRLLGASGEYLSLALEYMNVMFGGTLFFLANYALNAMLNASGDTKSFRNFLVIGFFLNLGLDPWFLYGGAGVPALGLAGIALATVAVQALGTLYLLRRVVRTGLLSRRTWQLLMPQREPFRRLMGQGFPASLNMMTVALGIFVITWFAGRFSKEAVAAYGIGTRIEQIALLPAMGLNVAVLSLTAQNFGAGRLGRVQETVRTAFRVGQLMMLAGTALVFLLAGPLMGLFTRDAGVVTAGVQLLRVESLVLGAYVILYVNNSALQGLQRPAFALWIGLFRQIAAPVPVFWLLSFGLGWGLPGIWWGVFLVTWSAAAISVIYTRRILRLLVAEADAALAQNGNGAAAP, from the coding sequence ATGCACCGTCCCCTCGACCTCATCACCGACCCGATCCCGAAACTCCTGACCCGGCTCACCGTGCCGGTGGCGACCGGCTTTTTCTTCAACACCATGTTCAACGTGGTGGACACCTTTTACGGCGGACTCATCTCCACCCAGGCACTGGCGGCCCTCTCCCTCTCCTTCCCACTCTTCTTCATCATCCTCGCCGTGGGGGCCGGCACCTCCATGGGGGCTACGGCGCTGATCGGTCACGCCCTGGGCGCCGACAAACAGGAGGAGGCCGAGCTCTACGCGGCCCAGGCCATCGCCTTCACCCTGCTCCACGCGGCGCTCCTCACGGCGGCGGGGTTCGCGGCGTCCCCGGCGCTCTTCCGGCTCCTCGGCGCCTCGGGGGAGTATCTCTCTCTGGCCCTGGAGTACATGAATGTCATGTTCGGCGGCACCCTCTTCTTCCTCGCCAACTACGCCCTGAACGCCATGCTCAACGCCAGCGGCGACACGAAGAGCTTTCGCAACTTTCTTGTGATCGGGTTCTTCCTCAACCTCGGCCTCGATCCGTGGTTCCTTTACGGGGGTGCCGGCGTGCCGGCCCTGGGGCTTGCCGGCATCGCCCTCGCCACGGTGGCGGTCCAGGCCCTCGGAACCCTCTACCTGCTGCGGCGGGTAGTGCGGACAGGGCTCCTCTCCCGCCGCACCTGGCAGCTCCTCATGCCCCAGCGGGAGCCGTTCCGGCGGCTCATGGGCCAGGGGTTCCCTGCCAGCCTCAACATGATGACCGTGGCCCTCGGAATCTTTGTCATCACCTGGTTCGCCGGGCGGTTCAGCAAGGAGGCGGTGGCGGCCTACGGCATCGGCACCCGCATCGAGCAGATCGCCCTCCTCCCGGCCATGGGGCTCAACGTCGCAGTCCTCTCCCTGACGGCCCAGAACTTCGGCGCCGGCAGGCTCGGCCGGGTGCAGGAGACAGTGCGGACGGCGTTTCGCGTCGGCCAGCTCATGATGCTCGCGGGGACGGCCCTGGTCTTCTTGCTGGCCGGACCGCTCATGGGGCTCTTCACCCGGGATGCCGGGGTGGTGACGGCGGGGGTGCAGCTCCTGCGGGTCGAGTCGCTGGTGCTCGGCGCCTACGTAATCCTCTACGTTAACAACTCGGCCCTCCAAGGGCTCCAGCGGCCGGCTTTTGCCCTCTGGATCGGCCTCTTCCGCCAGATCGCCGCGCCGGTGCCGGTCTTCTGGCTCCTCTCCTTCGGGCTCGGCTGGGGGCTTCCCGGCATCTGGTGGGGGGTCTTTCTCGTCACCTGGAGCGCGGCGGCGATCTCAGTCATCTACACCCGCCGGATCCTGCGGCTGCTGGTGGCGGAAGCCGACGCGGCCCTCGCGCAAAACGGCAACGGAGCCGCCGCCCCTTGA